In Streptomyces sp. NBC_01426, one genomic interval encodes:
- a CDS encoding enhanced serine sensitivity protein SseB C-terminal domain-containing protein, with translation MSASGTAAAGQVEHMLRQVTPGRYESYESLLHALAEGRLWMLLWQGQPGSPDAQYGGMEVDGLGYAPCVTSPQELAASGWNRGYEVVTGRDIARALYPDRWGLWLNPHAQGGGLGLPWADLRRIATGLDRMPAGPLRLSEPALELPQFYGLLTQHAHRTPAVRSLRRAWVQPSLGSAYLAVGLDLYDASAPALESVREMMRQSVGAVPDGVPVCTVALADEHDPVAMWLRSQTRPFYDREGQAPSY, from the coding sequence GTGAGTGCGTCAGGCACGGCCGCGGCCGGGCAGGTCGAGCACATGCTGCGCCAGGTGACTCCCGGGCGCTATGAGAGCTACGAGTCGCTTCTGCACGCCCTGGCCGAGGGCCGGCTGTGGATGTTGTTGTGGCAGGGGCAGCCGGGTTCCCCGGACGCCCAGTACGGGGGGATGGAGGTCGACGGGCTCGGATACGCGCCCTGCGTGACCTCCCCGCAGGAACTGGCCGCCAGCGGCTGGAACCGCGGCTACGAGGTGGTCACCGGCCGGGACATCGCCCGCGCCCTCTACCCGGACCGCTGGGGGCTGTGGCTCAACCCGCACGCCCAGGGCGGCGGTCTCGGACTGCCGTGGGCGGACCTCCGCCGGATCGCGACGGGCCTCGACCGGATGCCCGCCGGACCGCTGCGGCTGTCGGAGCCCGCCCTGGAGCTCCCGCAGTTCTACGGACTGCTCACCCAGCACGCGCACCGCACGCCCGCCGTCCGGTCGCTCCGCAGGGCCTGGGTGCAGCCGTCGCTCGGATCGGCGTACCTCGCCGTCGGGCTCGACCTGTACGACGCCTCCGCGCCCGCGCTGGAGTCCGTCCGGGAGATGATGCGCCAGTCGGTCGGGGCGGTCCCCGACGGCGTTCCCGTGTGCACCGTCGCGCTGGCCGACGAGCACGACCCGGTCGCGATGTGGCTGCGTTCGCAGACCCGCCCCTTCTACGACCGCGAGGGCCAGGCGCCCTCGTACTGA
- a CDS encoding enhanced serine sensitivity protein SseB: protein MAAEAWMHGGGWPDNELEQVLGAALGAADAGARILEVLGRSRLWVPLPAGGAPDAADLTLPTMQIGGQAYVPVYSSEAQFRFCVGPGMDFAVAPAVEFARGLPPQIGLAVNPEGAVGVPLPPVAVAELCRTGRTPLDGPATGGRVRLFEPDWQDDPVDFLAAAGEEFRGTGVVAAAHRCLASVEGGAPELYIGVRLVGWDPESRNAPMEALGRALARVPAPWPVQLILLDAAEDPVTEWIRERVRPFYLP from the coding sequence ATGGCAGCGGAGGCGTGGATGCACGGCGGCGGGTGGCCCGACAACGAGCTGGAGCAGGTGCTCGGGGCGGCGCTGGGAGCGGCGGACGCGGGAGCGCGGATCCTGGAGGTCCTCGGCCGCAGTCGGCTCTGGGTGCCGCTGCCGGCCGGTGGCGCGCCCGACGCGGCCGACCTGACCCTGCCGACGATGCAGATCGGCGGCCAGGCGTACGTCCCCGTCTACAGCTCCGAGGCCCAGTTCCGGTTCTGCGTCGGCCCCGGCATGGACTTCGCCGTGGCCCCCGCCGTGGAGTTCGCCCGCGGGCTGCCGCCGCAGATCGGCCTCGCCGTGAACCCCGAGGGGGCCGTCGGCGTCCCGCTGCCCCCGGTCGCCGTCGCGGAACTGTGCCGCACGGGACGGACCCCGCTCGACGGCCCGGCCACCGGCGGCCGCGTCCGGCTCTTCGAGCCCGACTGGCAGGACGACCCGGTGGACTTCCTCGCCGCGGCCGGCGAGGAGTTCCGTGGCACCGGCGTGGTGGCCGCGGCGCACCGCTGCCTGGCCAGCGTGGAGGGCGGGGCGCCCGAGTTGTACATCGGTGTCCGACTGGTGGGATGGGATCCCGAGTCGCGGAACGCGCCGATGGAGGCGCTCGGCCGGGCGCTGGCCCGCGTACCGGCGCCCTGGCCCGTGCAGTTGATCCTCCTGGACGCCGCCGAGGACCCGGTCACGGAGTGGATTCGTGAGCGTGTGCGCCCCTTCTACCTCCCGTAG
- a CDS encoding ATP-binding protein: MLTTTGTVTGVPAQRGAHERPARAGSPAVRDLRGRGAHGPRGLDFADGDIVVVSGLPGGGKSTLIKRAAAGGIDSQDTRERWERRMPHALPYAVYRPLVRVAHYWGLWRTVRSGASVVVHDCGTQTWVRGLLAGFARRRNRSLHLLLLDTTAQEALAGQEARGRRVSAYAFSRHRGAADRLLRDAESGGLPRGCASVVLLDRAAASGIARITFVPAPAAGG; encoded by the coding sequence GTGCTGACGACGACGGGGACCGTGACGGGAGTGCCGGCGCAGCGGGGCGCCCACGAGAGACCCGCCCGGGCCGGGAGCCCGGCCGTGCGCGACCTGCGCGGCCGGGGCGCGCACGGACCGCGCGGGCTCGACTTCGCCGACGGGGACATCGTCGTGGTGTCCGGCCTGCCCGGCGGCGGCAAGAGCACGCTGATCAAGCGGGCCGCGGCCGGCGGCATCGACTCCCAGGACACCCGCGAGCGCTGGGAGCGGCGCATGCCGCACGCGCTGCCCTACGCGGTCTACCGGCCGCTGGTCCGCGTCGCGCACTACTGGGGCCTGTGGCGAACCGTGCGCTCCGGGGCCTCCGTCGTGGTCCACGACTGCGGCACCCAGACCTGGGTGCGGGGACTGCTCGCCGGGTTCGCCCGACGCCGGAACCGGTCCCTGCACCTGCTGCTCCTCGACACCACCGCGCAGGAGGCCCTGGCCGGGCAGGAGGCGCGGGGCCGGCGGGTGTCGGCGTACGCCTTCTCCCGCCACCGCGGCGCGGCGGACCGGCTCCTGCGCGACGCCGAGTCGGGCGGCCTCCCGCGCGGCTGCGCGTCGGTGGTCCTGCTGGACCGCGCCGCCGCCTCCGGCATCGCCCGCATCACCTTCGTCCCCGCGCCCGCCGCCGGCGGCTGA
- the gcvT gene encoding glycine cleavage system aminomethyltransferase GcvT, translating to MSTAPRLTALDALHRSLGATMTDFAGWDMPLRYASERDEHNAVRTQAGLFDLSHMGEITLTGPEAVKVLDYALVGNISTVGVGRARYTHICQEDGGILDDLIVYRLGETEYMVVANASNAQVVLDAITERAAGFDAEVRDDRDAYALIAVQGPESPGILKSLTDADLDGLKYYAGLPGTVAGVPALIARTGYTGEDGFELFVSPEHAVELWQALTEAGAGVGLVPAGLSCRDTLRLEAGMPLYGHELTTSLTPFDAGLGRVVKFEKEVDFVGRKALEAAAERAADNPPRKLVGLIAEGRRVPRAGFPVVADGQVVGEVTSGAPSPTLGKPIAMAYVDAAHAAPGTSGVGVDIRGTHEPYEVVALPFYKRQK from the coding sequence ATGAGCACTGCCCCCCGTCTGACCGCCCTCGACGCGCTGCACCGCTCGCTCGGTGCGACCATGACCGACTTCGCAGGCTGGGACATGCCGCTGCGCTACGCCAGTGAGCGCGACGAGCACAACGCCGTGCGCACCCAGGCCGGTCTCTTCGATCTCTCCCACATGGGCGAGATCACCCTGACCGGCCCCGAGGCCGTGAAGGTCCTCGACTACGCGCTGGTCGGCAACATCTCGACCGTCGGCGTCGGCCGCGCCCGCTACACGCACATCTGTCAGGAGGACGGCGGGATCCTGGACGACCTGATCGTCTACCGCCTGGGCGAGACCGAGTACATGGTCGTCGCCAACGCCTCCAACGCCCAGGTCGTCCTGGACGCGATCACCGAGCGGGCCGCGGGCTTCGACGCCGAGGTCCGTGACGACCGCGACGCGTACGCGCTGATCGCCGTGCAGGGCCCGGAGTCCCCCGGCATCCTGAAGTCGCTGACCGACGCCGACCTGGACGGCCTGAAGTACTACGCCGGCCTGCCGGGCACGGTGGCCGGGGTTCCCGCGCTGATCGCGCGGACGGGCTACACCGGCGAGGACGGCTTCGAGCTGTTCGTCTCCCCGGAGCACGCGGTGGAGCTGTGGCAGGCGCTGACCGAGGCGGGCGCGGGCGTCGGCCTGGTCCCGGCCGGTCTCTCCTGCCGCGACACCCTGCGCCTGGAGGCGGGCATGCCGCTGTACGGGCACGAGCTGACCACCTCCCTCACCCCGTTCGACGCGGGTCTGGGCCGGGTCGTGAAGTTCGAGAAGGAGGTGGACTTCGTCGGCCGCAAGGCGCTGGAGGCCGCCGCCGAGCGCGCCGCCGACAACCCGCCGCGCAAGCTGGTCGGCCTGATCGCCGAGGGCCGCCGGGTCCCGCGCGCCGGGTTCCCGGTCGTCGCGGACGGGCAGGTCGTCGGAGAGGTCACCTCGGGCGCCCCGTCGCCGACGCTGGGCAAGCCGATCGCGATGGCGTACGTGGACGCGGCGCACGCCGCGCCCGGCACCTCCGGTGTCGGCGTGGACATTCGCGGTACGCATGAGCCGTACGAGGTCGTGGCGCTGCCGTTCTACAAGCGGCAGAAGTAG
- the gcvH gene encoding glycine cleavage system protein GcvH codes for MSNPQQLRYSKEHEWLSGAEDGVSTVGITEFAANALGDVVYAQLPEVGDTVTAGETCGELESTKSVSDLYSPVTGEVVEANQDVVDDPSLVNSAPFEGGWLFKVRVTEEQDDLLSVDEYAKLTAGN; via the coding sequence ATGAGCAACCCCCAGCAGCTGCGTTACAGCAAGGAGCACGAGTGGCTGTCGGGCGCCGAGGACGGCGTCTCGACGGTCGGCATCACGGAGTTCGCGGCCAACGCGCTCGGTGACGTCGTCTACGCCCAGCTTCCCGAGGTAGGCGACACGGTGACCGCGGGCGAGACCTGCGGCGAGCTGGAGTCGACCAAGTCGGTCAGCGACCTGTACTCCCCCGTCACCGGTGAGGTCGTCGAGGCCAACCAGGACGTCGTGGACGACCCGTCGCTGGTGAACTCGGCTCCTTTCGAGGGCGGCTGGCTCTTCAAGGTGCGCGTCACGGAGGAGCAGGACGACCTGCTCTCCGTCGACGAGTACGCCAAGCTCACCGCCGGTAACTGA
- the glyA gene encoding serine hydroxymethyltransferase yields the protein MSVLNTPLHELDPDVAAAVDAELERQQSTLEMIASENFAPVAVMEAQGSVLTNKYAEGYPGRRYYGGCEHVDVVEQIAIDRIKALFGAEAANVQPHSGAQANAAAMFALLKPGDTIMGLNLAHGGHLTHGMKINFSGKLYNVVPYHVDASGEVDMAEVERLAKESKPQLIVAGWSAYPRQLDFAAFRRIADEVGAYLMVDMAHFAGLVAAGLHPNPVPHAHVVTTTTHKTLGGPRGGVILSTQELAKKINSAVFPGQQGGPLEHVIAAKAVSFKVAASPEFKERQERTLEGAKILAARLVQDDVKAVGVDVLTGGTDVHLVLVDLRNSELDGQQAEDRLHEVGITVNRNAIPNDPRPPMVTSGLRIGTPALATRGFDAEAFTEVAEIIAEALKAPSPFAEADAEALKARVSALAAKFPLYPTL from the coding sequence ATGTCTGTACTGAACACCCCTCTCCACGAGCTCGACCCCGACGTCGCCGCCGCCGTCGACGCCGAACTCGAACGTCAGCAGTCCACCCTGGAAATGATCGCGTCGGAGAACTTCGCTCCGGTCGCCGTCATGGAGGCCCAGGGCTCGGTCCTGACCAACAAGTACGCCGAGGGCTACCCCGGCCGCCGCTACTACGGCGGCTGCGAGCACGTCGACGTGGTCGAGCAGATCGCGATCGACCGCATCAAGGCGCTGTTCGGCGCCGAGGCCGCGAACGTCCAGCCGCACTCCGGTGCGCAGGCGAACGCCGCCGCGATGTTCGCGCTGCTCAAGCCCGGCGACACAATCATGGGCCTGAACCTCGCCCACGGTGGTCACCTGACCCACGGCATGAAGATCAACTTCTCCGGCAAGCTCTACAACGTGGTCCCGTACCACGTGGACGCGTCGGGCGAGGTCGACATGGCCGAGGTCGAGCGCCTCGCCAAGGAGTCCAAGCCGCAGCTGATCGTCGCGGGCTGGTCCGCCTACCCGCGTCAGCTGGACTTCGCCGCCTTCCGCCGCATCGCGGACGAGGTCGGCGCGTACCTGATGGTCGACATGGCGCACTTCGCCGGCCTGGTCGCCGCGGGTCTGCACCCCAACCCGGTGCCCCACGCCCACGTCGTGACCACCACCACGCACAAGACCCTCGGTGGTCCGCGCGGCGGTGTGATCCTGTCGACGCAGGAACTGGCCAAGAAGATCAACTCCGCGGTCTTCCCCGGTCAGCAGGGTGGTCCGCTGGAGCACGTGATCGCGGCCAAGGCGGTCTCGTTCAAGGTCGCCGCCTCGCCCGAGTTCAAGGAGCGCCAGGAGCGCACCCTGGAGGGCGCGAAGATCCTCGCCGCCCGTCTGGTCCAGGACGACGTCAAGGCCGTGGGCGTGGACGTCCTCACCGGCGGCACCGACGTGCACCTGGTCCTGGTCGACCTGCGCAACTCCGAGCTGGACGGTCAGCAGGCCGAGGACCGCCTCCACGAGGTCGGCATCACGGTCAACCGGAACGCCATCCCGAACGACCCGCGGCCGCCGATGGTCACCTCGGGTCTGCGGATCGGCACGCCGGCCCTCGCCACCCGCGGTTTCGACGCGGAGGCCTTCACCGAGGTCGCCGAGATCATCGCGGAGGCGCTGAAGGCACCCTCTCCGTTCGCGGAGGCCGACGCCGAGGCCCTGAAGGCGCGCGTCTCGGCGCTCGCCGCGAAGTTCCCGCTGTACCCCACGCTCTGA
- a CDS encoding L-serine ammonia-lyase, with protein MAISVFDLFSIGIGPSSSHTVGPMRAARMFVTRLKKDGVLAQTASVRAELFGSLGATGHGHGTPKAVLLGLEGHSPRTVNVETADAEVERIRQSGRLRLLGAEIGEAHEIAFDEPNQLILHRRRSLPYHANGMTLFAYDASGTPLLEKTYYSVGGGFVVDEDAVGEDRIKLDDTVLKYSFRSGDEMLRLANENGLSISSLMLENEKAWRTEEEIRAGLLEIWRVMQACVSRGMSREGILPGGLRVKRRAAGTARQLRAEGDPQAHAMEWATLYAMAVNEENAAGGRVVTAPTNGAAGIIPAVLHYYMNFVPGADEDGVVRFLLAAGAIGMLFKENASISGAEVGCQGEVGSACSMAAGALAEVLGGTPEQVENAAEIGMEHNLGLTCDPVGGLVQIPCIERNGMAAVKAVTAAKMAMRGDGTHKVSLDKVIKTMKETGADMKVKYKETARGGLAVNVIEC; from the coding sequence GTGGCCATCTCCGTCTTCGATCTCTTCTCCATCGGCATCGGCCCCTCCTCCTCCCACACGGTCGGCCCGATGCGGGCGGCGCGCATGTTCGTGACCCGCCTGAAGAAGGACGGTGTCCTCGCCCAGACCGCGTCCGTCCGCGCGGAACTCTTCGGCTCCCTCGGCGCTACCGGCCACGGCCACGGCACGCCCAAGGCCGTCCTCCTGGGGCTGGAGGGGCACTCCCCCCGCACGGTGAACGTCGAGACGGCGGACGCCGAGGTGGAGCGCATCCGCCAGAGCGGCCGGCTGCGGCTGCTCGGCGCCGAGATAGGCGAGGCCCACGAGATCGCCTTCGACGAGCCGAACCAGCTGATCCTGCACCGTCGGCGCTCGCTGCCCTACCACGCGAACGGCATGACGCTCTTCGCGTACGACGCCTCCGGCACCCCGCTGCTGGAGAAGACGTACTACTCGGTGGGCGGCGGCTTCGTGGTGGACGAGGACGCGGTCGGCGAGGACCGGATCAAGCTCGACGACACGGTGTTGAAGTACTCCTTCCGCTCCGGTGACGAGATGCTGCGGCTGGCGAACGAGAACGGCCTGTCCATCTCGTCCCTGATGCTGGAGAACGAGAAGGCCTGGCGCACCGAGGAGGAGATCCGCGCGGGCCTCCTGGAGATCTGGCGGGTCATGCAGGCCTGCGTGTCGCGCGGCATGTCCCGCGAGGGCATCCTTCCGGGCGGTCTGCGCGTCAAGCGCCGCGCCGCGGGCACCGCCCGCCAGCTGCGCGCCGAGGGCGACCCGCAGGCGCACGCCATGGAGTGGGCGACGCTGTACGCGATGGCCGTCAACGAGGAGAACGCGGCGGGCGGCCGGGTCGTCACCGCCCCCACCAACGGCGCCGCGGGCATCATCCCGGCGGTCCTGCACTACTACATGAACTTCGTGCCGGGGGCCGACGAGGACGGCGTGGTGCGCTTCCTCCTCGCGGCGGGCGCGATCGGCATGCTCTTCAAGGAGAACGCCTCGATCTCCGGCGCCGAGGTCGGCTGCCAGGGCGAGGTCGGCTCGGCCTGCTCGATGGCGGCCGGCGCCCTCGCCGAGGTGCTGGGCGGCACCCCCGAGCAGGTGGAGAACGCCGCCGAGATCGGCATGGAGCACAACCTCGGCCTCACCTGTGACCCGGTCGGCGGGCTCGTGCAGATCCCGTGCATCGAGCGCAACGGCATGGCGGCCGTCAAGGCGGTCACCGCCGCCAAGATGGCGATGCGCGGCGACGGCACCCACAAGGTCTCCCTCGACAAGGTCATCAAGACCATGAAGGAGACCGGCGCCGACATGAAGGTCAAGTACAAGGAGACCGCTCGCGGCGGTCTCGCGGTCAACGTCATCGAATGCTGA
- a CDS encoding SsgA family sporulation/cell division regulator, translating to MTITEHRVLPLRLEAAPTRIPVRGTFVYRTDRPYEITLDFEGAGVHIARWVFSRELLLDGQTCATGEGDIQVWPRWKATEPRIFLAFSNGEQGCVVSARAKDVRALCRRLVELVPRGQERRHYDLDAELSALLPG from the coding sequence ATGACGATCACGGAGCACCGCGTCCTCCCCCTCCGCCTGGAGGCCGCGCCCACCCGCATCCCGGTGCGGGGGACGTTCGTGTACCGCACCGACCGGCCCTACGAGATCACGCTCGACTTCGAGGGCGCCGGGGTGCACATCGCCCGCTGGGTGTTCTCCCGCGAGCTGCTGCTCGACGGGCAGACCTGCGCCACGGGCGAGGGAGACATACAGGTGTGGCCGCGCTGGAAGGCCACCGAGCCGCGGATCTTCCTGGCGTTCAGCAACGGCGAGCAGGGGTGTGTGGTGTCCGCCCGCGCGAAGGACGTACGGGCCCTGTGCCGCCGGCTCGTGGAACTGGTGCCGCGCGGGCAGGAACGACGGCACTACGACCTGGACGCGGAACTGAGCGCGCTGCTGCCCGGCTGA
- a CDS encoding AMIN-like domain-containing (lipo)protein — protein MRPLRRRQVTALVTGTLLAAGIGLAAPASAATRTLSTTLVTNARFGGHCTFDRLVVDLQGSAPPVTVTPVSQLVYDGSGKPVPLAGKFFLEIRLHPAAGHTDAGQNVYQGPRLQKINLPKLKGMAYTGDYEGYVTFGTAFDTKPTYKTSVLHAPERLVVDFPHPAAC, from the coding sequence ATGCGTCCACTACGTCGCCGTCAGGTCACCGCACTCGTCACGGGCACGCTGCTCGCCGCCGGGATCGGCCTCGCCGCTCCGGCCTCGGCCGCCACCCGCACCCTGTCCACCACGCTGGTCACCAATGCCCGCTTCGGCGGTCACTGCACCTTCGACCGGCTCGTCGTCGACCTCCAGGGATCCGCTCCCCCGGTCACCGTCACACCCGTTTCCCAACTGGTCTACGACGGGTCCGGCAAGCCCGTGCCGCTGGCCGGGAAGTTCTTCCTGGAGATCCGGCTGCACCCGGCGGCCGGGCACACCGACGCCGGCCAGAACGTCTACCAGGGCCCCCGCCTACAGAAGATCAACCTGCCCAAACTCAAGGGCATGGCCTACACCGGCGACTACGAGGGGTACGTGACCTTCGGCACCGCCTTCGACACCAAGCCCACCTACAAGACCAGTGTGCTGCACGCGCCGGAGCGGCTCGTCGTCGACTTCCCGCACCCGGCGGCCTGCTGA
- a CDS encoding flavodoxin family protein: protein MADEHDYSDLSAVYVNCTLKRSPETSNTEGLISRSRAVMEAAGARTSLIRAVDHDIATGVWPDMTEHGWESDQWPVLYSQIMDADILVLCGPIWLGDNSSVMKQVIERLYACSSILNDRGQYAYYGRVGGALITGNEDGVKHCAMNVLYSLQHLGYAIPPQADAGWIGEAGPGPSYLDPGSGGPENDFTNRNTTFMTWNLMHLAALLKRAGGMPAHGNQRSEWDAGCRFDFPNPEHR from the coding sequence GTGGCCGACGAACACGACTACTCAGACCTCAGCGCCGTCTACGTGAACTGCACGCTCAAGCGCTCGCCCGAGACCAGCAACACCGAGGGGCTGATCAGCAGGAGCCGTGCGGTGATGGAGGCGGCCGGCGCCCGGACCTCACTGATCCGGGCCGTCGACCACGACATCGCCACCGGTGTCTGGCCCGACATGACCGAGCACGGCTGGGAGAGCGACCAGTGGCCGGTCCTCTACAGCCAGATCATGGACGCCGACATCCTCGTGCTGTGCGGGCCGATCTGGCTCGGCGACAACAGCTCCGTGATGAAGCAGGTCATCGAGCGGCTCTACGCCTGCTCCTCGATCCTGAACGACCGGGGCCAGTACGCCTACTACGGCAGGGTCGGCGGCGCGCTGATCACCGGCAACGAGGACGGCGTCAAACACTGCGCCATGAACGTCCTCTACAGCCTCCAGCACCTCGGCTACGCGATCCCGCCGCAGGCCGACGCGGGCTGGATCGGCGAGGCCGGGCCCGGCCCCTCGTACCTCGACCCGGGGTCGGGCGGCCCGGAGAACGACTTCACCAACCGGAACACCACGTTCATGACGTGGAACCTGATGCACCTGGCCGCCCTGCTCAAACGGGCCGGCGGCATGCCCGCACACGGCAACCAGCGCTCGGAGTGGGACGCGGGGTGCCGTTTCGACTTCCCCAACCCGGAACACCGCTAG
- a CDS encoding energy-coupling factor ABC transporter permease, whose protein sequence is MHIAEGFLPPLHAVAWGAASAPFVVHGVRALTREVKANPESTLLLGASGAFTFVLSALKIPSVTGSCSHPTGTGLGAILFRPPIMAVLGTITLLFQALLLAHGGLTTLGANVFSMAIAGPWAGYGVYRLLKRFDLPLMVTVFFGAFFADLVTYCVTSVQLALAFPDPGTGFPGALAKFGGIFAVTQIPLAVSEGLLTVLVMRLLMQSSKSDLVRLGVAKLTARTGNKQEEAVVR, encoded by the coding sequence ATGCATATAGCCGAGGGGTTTCTGCCCCCCTTGCACGCGGTCGCCTGGGGCGCCGCGTCCGCTCCCTTTGTCGTACACGGTGTGCGCGCCCTCACCCGCGAGGTGAAGGCCAACCCCGAGAGCACCCTGCTGCTCGGCGCGTCCGGTGCGTTCACTTTCGTCCTGTCCGCCCTGAAGATCCCTTCGGTGACGGGCAGTTGCTCCCACCCCACCGGCACCGGACTCGGGGCGATCCTGTTCCGGCCGCCGATCATGGCGGTGCTCGGCACGATCACCCTGCTCTTCCAGGCGCTGCTGCTGGCGCACGGCGGCCTGACCACGCTCGGCGCGAACGTCTTCTCCATGGCGATCGCGGGACCCTGGGCCGGTTACGGGGTCTACCGGCTACTCAAGAGGTTCGACCTGCCGCTGATGGTGACCGTCTTCTTCGGCGCGTTCTTCGCCGACCTCGTCACCTACTGCGTGACCAGCGTCCAGTTGGCGCTGGCCTTCCCCGACCCGGGCACCGGCTTCCCGGGGGCGCTCGCCAAGTTCGGCGGCATCTTCGCCGTCACCCAGATCCCGCTGGCCGTCAGCGAGGGTCTGCTGACCGTCCTCGTGATGCGGCTGCTGATGCAGTCGAGCAAGTCGGACCTGGTCCGGCTGGGGGTCGCGAAGCTGACGGCCCGTACCGGGAACAAGCAGGAGGAGGCGGTGGTCCGATGA
- a CDS encoding energy-coupling factor ABC transporter substrate-binding protein: protein MTRNAKINLVLLLLVAALAVLPLALGLGEGKEEPFAGADAQAEAAITELKPDYEPWFSPLYEPPSGEIESALFALQAALGAGVLAYYFGVRKGRRQGLAQAGATGGPAGPAES from the coding sequence ATGACCAGGAACGCGAAGATCAACCTGGTGCTGCTGCTCCTGGTGGCGGCGCTGGCCGTGCTCCCGCTCGCGCTGGGTCTGGGCGAGGGCAAGGAGGAGCCGTTCGCGGGCGCCGACGCGCAGGCGGAGGCGGCCATCACCGAGCTGAAGCCGGACTACGAGCCGTGGTTCTCGCCGCTGTACGAGCCCCCGTCCGGGGAGATCGAGTCGGCCCTGTTCGCCCTTCAGGCGGCGCTGGGAGCGGGCGTGCTCGCGTACTACTTCGGCGTCCGCAAGGGCCGGCGTCAGGGCCTCGCCCAGGCCGGCGCGACCGGTGGCCCGGCGGGCCCCGCGGAGTCGTAG
- the cbiQ gene encoding cobalt ECF transporter T component CbiQ, which translates to MLPIDVAAHGSRWRRRHPLEKALLGLGLTVTAVALPPWPGGPLVAAATLVVLLGPAGVAGRQLWRAFRIPLGFCFTGALPLLFAVGGPAGLVSWAPDGPRHAAELLLRTSAASLGVLLFAFTTPVSDVLPRLVRAGVPAPVVDVALVMYRIGFLLLDSMAQVRRAQAARLGHTGRAAVWRSLAGLAATSFVRAFDRAARLQEGLAGRGYDGALRVLVPQATLSWRFLAASGALLAALITVTLTLKGLYL; encoded by the coding sequence GTGCTGCCGATCGACGTGGCGGCGCACGGCAGCCGCTGGCGCCGTCGTCATCCGCTGGAGAAGGCCCTGTTGGGGCTCGGGCTGACGGTCACGGCCGTCGCCCTGCCGCCCTGGCCCGGGGGGCCGCTCGTCGCGGCGGCCACCCTGGTGGTGCTGCTCGGGCCCGCCGGGGTGGCCGGGCGCCAACTGTGGCGGGCCTTCCGGATCCCGCTCGGCTTCTGCTTCACCGGGGCGCTCCCGCTGCTGTTCGCGGTGGGCGGCCCGGCGGGGCTGGTGTCGTGGGCCCCCGACGGGCCCCGGCACGCGGCCGAGCTGCTGTTGCGCACCTCCGCGGCCTCCCTCGGGGTGCTGCTGTTCGCCTTCACCACCCCGGTGTCGGACGTCCTGCCCCGGCTCGTGCGGGCCGGGGTGCCGGCGCCGGTGGTGGACGTGGCCCTGGTCATGTACCGGATCGGCTTCCTGCTGCTGGACTCGATGGCGCAGGTCCGCCGCGCCCAGGCGGCCCGGCTCGGACACACGGGCCGGGCGGCGGTGTGGCGTTCGCTGGCCGGGCTGGCGGCGACCTCGTTCGTCCGGGCCTTCGACCGCGCCGCGCGGCTCCAGGAGGGGCTGGCGGGGCGCGGCTACGACGGCGCGCTGCGGGTGCTGGTGCCGCAGGCCACGCTGTCGTGGCGGTTCCTGGCCGCGTCGGGGGCGCTGCTGGCGGCCCTGATCACCGTGACTCTCACCCTGAAGGGGCTGTACCTGTGA